In Hirundo rustica isolate bHirRus1 chromosome 2, bHirRus1.pri.v3, whole genome shotgun sequence, one genomic interval encodes:
- the SON gene encoding protein SON isoform X3 — protein MATNIEEILRSFVVSKFREIQEEQQQQQHGGAKVEGQPNGDTIPAEQAGPSEASGAAGSCQSDQIVQKVEEVLSGALGTELQCNPDVDKNTVKNSTQSTKRSSTGEDEIPRKKAKKNKKHKSKKKKKKKKKRKKEKKHKKQPKESKLSAPAGVQPAPHLMPEQSSSQLNVQHGVFADANLAGQVQPELCSKPTEGLDNQALGLVSHSVTDSQQSTENLGSGEGTLCATNPPFNLESIQSNIPENTSLDQTRICTSEEQIQQSHENIYPVAVNASVVDTGNYTWSSIPSGIASKSEIQKDPVESLRGTEVTLKSQGIGEIKASDAALEPETMEVLTYSEASYQSVSQRAAQGLETASECVSLASGVTTTTPANWAHPSAVTVAHVAVAGQEVKIPETTEKSVHMENVRSVERYSELGGVSRTLESSLQPSVISGSVSVTQGSPVEACSVLKADVPLQHPLTVSAATPVEMHVEMQSAKTPPGPGAVGKMKAMEPAMGTVKALETAMEPVGVVAKDVTAAHESLQGKNVESTTSSATALGASGMFHLHGVLTETRSVDRTQGSALSAGLTGVNVVAEAKGLRATSEPTPVVQTFVPQAASEVQMAEGFRSPRAKDSEGTSLLRESRPEGESHVRGLAPALPLQKENTQGPGGDLRPVAVVEAKTFATASVSLQVEGVKASEEAMHCGTVASPRLPALERTPEPMVACESVEPVRAAEASAGVMPWQATAEREPLCASQTESSVIAQAQVTTHTGTSQTEVLRERKDSEHAPEAETRSREAILEPVQTSEISSKSIQEQIVGHSAAVLESLPRVEENSMTSGVPAELTDVQTQGSAVEREIAARRTSTQINEPSEMEKAKCLEPTSEAGGVRWLESTKESAAVEVKGSGTGEELEVPMGDASAAVPEYLHAEKQQELQVVLEAKTAAEWKSSEEAPEILGASEIKPAEAVPKPGDVKGLETTLEREVTAEVHYAEGVQSQQVEDMVIEKEDVEQAQTSEPLAAETVFSSSHATEEEVAAGTSVAETQDLETAPRTDVERKEAEAAVGLEAETKDLEAAPVPDTDAEAGPEPIEEGQLEDTPEAEDVKEATPEEDSEKRDSETSDVQPDVAARMKETLMRLENVIEKSSHRTSEKKHDSKKQKRSRSKSQSRSRKRKKKSRSRSTSRRLTSKRARSRSRNYSVSRKKHSKSRSRSVEKRERRVSSRRSRRRRSRSSDRYRSKSRSAEKRLSRRRRSRSSDHYRSKSRSVEKRLSSRRSRRRRSRSSDHYRSKSRSAEKRLSSRRSGRRRSRSSDRYRSKSRSADKRLSSRRSGRRRSRSSDRYRSKSRSAEKRLSSRRSGRRRSRSSDRYRSKSRSAEKRLSSRRSGRRRSRSSDRYRSKSRSVEKRLSSWRSRRRHSRSSDRSKSRSRSSEKGGGKEYSWRFRHRSGSSDRSKSRSRSVEKRGRKASVRRSKRQRSKSSDRYKSRSRSVEKRDRKQSSRKSKRQRSKSSDRYKSRSKSVEKKKESSRKSKRRRSKSSERYKSRSRSVEKKRKESSKKSKRKRSKSSDSVKSRSKSVEKKDKLSSAKSSSKHVESSELQESAKGLDKDVPQSSFGSEDKSSNGPTSAALSDEGVNGPVLPPSFGGGFSKTSENLEESSSSAEKADLQHSATSEFDASETPDDQELRSTSVEKTQDSELPVTSENGSTEKAAALESSLLPELPYSTSKSRSSSVEKRGDLETSSVAEFHLSASREDESRTAPLKEVEGPELPPGLKRDMEVQSSSRLSEDGVSNLSDGHESRHIPEHEPSQLADSPGAVEAQRPFLPPEMIRPVIPDGYESGQMQEPSLASDSGRFMSPDGHGSGSSFAAPIEEHPLSAGESFKSPHGNEQRFLSVEKVKTPDVSLTSVCGSVEVSADLISVSSFEVHESRSSVDKGLDGPTLPQVLEVDCSRSSEMHESRYLTGKIDGAGSLVMSKSGIPICHDGHKTKYNSFEQTESAELSVASELRCSIFPEGYKLTSAAAEKVEIQKPPLSLESGFSVSADGCDSVSTPEKLQPPVTAVASEGGILLLPDNHELRPIPAEKAEVLNSSELKHLASPDGYKLRSAYSEETQVHEPFLILEGRCSVASDGHELASTPLERAQEPSQVSENEYTIGLDGPELTSTPAEKAELRKLYQMPEERCMESIEGRDLRSPSAEKTQVQQPALLSENDHAVSWVGQEVSCSSSEKAEMQEEAVVPDSAVSSGDHRLSSFLAGRPEVQECSLLPENEHAESSEGQEVMASPAEKEVQEPSPTPGSEYSIFRQGQVLQSGLTESIAVQEPVLVPDNQYASSPKGQELLCAYTEKAEVQECSLLSENEYDASPERHHLGSSPVEKEDLEEHSEASESESSISTDSQEVQSAVAGKPEVQELSSEGECPMTPEGQELQSSPAERVVAREPSLTSEHALSPEEYRSRLARAEKTEGVDSALTAEHDHLLFESQEVSFTSVQKADVRDHSPTPENEHGASPDGQELTFTTVGRVDCVEPLALNDRASMSPDDSDLKSIPVEKLDHAMPSFMPEERPVSPDNCSVRSGPGEETGDLERSSRSERRYSTSSYQEGHEPKSPMEEEGLESSVTSEHRRSVSPEDHDQKSIADEETDDLERRSTSPDEHESRSSEEAEELEQPLTTERRSSESSDEHESRSTTGEEAEDAETSLAAERRDSISSDDRESAAGEDVEDGEPSTTERRHSTSSDDRESRSTADEEAEDLTAEHRSVSPDGRESRSTVGEEAEDQELSLTAERRHSTSSDEQESRSTAGEDAEDVEPSSAAEQRDSTSSDEQESRSTAGEEAEDVEPLTAEHRRSASPDGAESRSTTAEEEGEDAEPSLTAEQRESTSSDEHESESSSGEEEGDDAEPSLADEEKQDSMPLEQSEEQDSSLVPESRRSESSEREKSRSKSVDKASDKESPQRSVSRHSKSPARQKSRSTSVEKPADKESVRRYRRRCSRSSAHQRSQSTSVEKTVDKESSRRSRRRRSRSAARQRSQSKSVEKAADKESSRRSRSRRSRSSQRRSKRYDTDSRSRRNRSRSATRRRASRSRSSSLSRSRHRRRSRSRSASRRRRSLSRDRRKRSQRNRSRSTDRRRRRSDSRDRRISLRLRSRSRTPLRQRRSRSRGRRRSSSRSPIRLRRSRSSGRRRYSRSPDRRRSRSSDFSSRSPKRLTDLDKAQLLEIAKANAAAMCAKSGVPLPPSLMPLLSQKKDDKANQKSSRDTLKELTEKCKKIAQSTDDVIVNKPHVSDEEEEERPFYNHPFKLSEPKPIFFNLSTPSIKPAPPPQPKNQVILSKEFPVSSGSQHRKKEADSVYGEWVPVDKNGKDDGKDDVFPKPAIECVDITTAMNDRAMAQKRLNENSFDLEAMCMLNRAQEQIDAWAQSNSIPGQFTGSTGAQILSSDELTNSGPQAWIRKGQILVAAFLPRSVPALLFTTLRPARPRISS, from the exons ATGTAGacaaaaatactgtgaaaaataGTACTCAGTCTACAAAAAGGAGCTCTACTGGTGAAGATGAAATTCctaggaaaaaagcaaagaaaaacaagaagcacaaaagcaagaagaagaagaaaaagaagaagaaaaggaagaaagagaaaaagcataaaaagcAACCAAAGGAATCCAAGTTGAGTGCACCTGCAGGCGTGCAGCCAGCTCCTCATTTGATGCCAGAGCAGTCCAGCTCCCAACTGAATGTACAGCATGGAGTGTTTGCAGATGCAAACCTGGCTGGCCAGGTGCAGCCAGAACTGTGCTCAAAACCAACCGAGGGGCTTGATAATCAAGCTTTAGGACTCGTTTCCCATTCAGTGACTGATTCTCAGCAATCTACAGAAAATCTTGGAAGTGGGGAGGGGACTTTGTGTGCAACAAATCCTCCATTCAATTTAGAAAGCATCCAGTCTAATATCCCAGAAAATACTAGTCTAGATCAAACTAGAATTTGCACTAGCGAAGAACAAATTCAGCAGtcccatgaaaatatttatcctGTAGCTGTTAATGCCAGTGTTGTTGATACTGGAAATTATACTTGGTCCAGCATCCCATCTGGAATTGCCAGTAAATCTGAGATTCAAAAAGATCCAGTAGAATCACTAAGAGGTACAGAAGTCACACTGAAATCTCAAGGCATTGGGGAAATAAAAGCTTCAGATGCAGCTCTTGAGCCTGAGACCATGGAGGTGCTGACTTATTCAGAAGCATCTTATCAGTCTGTGTCTcagagggcagcacaggggtTGGAAACAGCTTCAGAATGCGTGTCCTTGGCAAGTGGTGTGACAACAACTACACCTGCAAATTGGGCTCATCCAAGTGCTGTGACTGTAGCTCACGTGGCTGTGGCTGGGCAAGAAGTGAAAATTCcagaaacaactgaaaaatcTGTGCACATGGAAAATGTGAGAAGTGTGGAGAGATATTCAGAACTGGGGGGCGTGAGCAGAACTTTGGAGTCATCCCTGCAACCCTCAGTTATATCTGGGAGTGTGAGCGTGACACAGGGCAGCCCCGTGGAGGCTTGCAGTGTTCTGAAAGCAGATGTACCTTTGCAGCATCCTTTGACAGTATCTGCAGCCACCCCTGTGGAAATGCACGTGGAAATGCAAAGTGCCAAAACACCTCCAGGACCAGGAGCTGTTGGAAAAATGAAGGCTATGGAACCAGCCATGGGAACTGTGAAAGCTTTGGAAACAGCCATGGAACCTGTGGGTGTTGTAGCAAAAGATGTCACAGCAGCTCATGAAAGTCTGCAAGGCAAAAATGTGGAAAGTACCACCAGTTCTGCAACAGCGCTGGGTGCATCAGGAATGTTCCACCTACATGGAGTCTTGACAGAAACAAGGAGTGTGGACAGAACCCAGGGATCTGCACTTTCAGCAGGATTGACAGGTGTGAATGTGGTTGCAGAGGCAAAAGGATTAAGGGCGACTTCAGAACCCACCCCAGTTGTACAGACCTTCGTTCCCCAAGCAGCTTCAGAAGTCCAGATGGCAGAGGGTTTTAGAAGTCCACGAGCAAAAGATTCAGAAGGTACGTCATTGCTGAGAGAATCAAGACCTGAGGGTGAATCACACGTAAGAGGTTTGGCACCTGCCCTGCctttgcagaaggaaaacacacaaGGTCCAGGAGGAGACCTGAGACCAGTGGCTGTGGTGGAAGCAAAAACTTTTGCAACAGCTTCAGTGTCCTTGCAGGTGGAAGGTGTGAAAGCTTCAGAAGAAGCTATGCATTGTGGGACTGTTGCAAGTCCAAGACTTCCTGCCTTAGAAAGGACTCCTGAACCTATGGTTGCATGTGAAAGCGTGGAACCAGTTAGAGCGGCTGAGGCGTCGGCAGGGGTGATGCCATGGCAagccacagcagagagagaaCCCCTCTGTGCAAGCCAAACAGAGAGTTCCGTCATCGCACAGGCACAGGTCACGACACACACAGGAACCTCACAAACTGAGGTGCTGAGGGAGAGAAAGGATTCAGAACACGCTCCGGAAGCAGAGACAAGGAGCAGAGAAGCAATCCTAGAACCTGTGCAAACTTCAGAAATCAGTTCAAAATCTATTCAGGAGCAAATAGTAGGTCATTCAGCAGCAGTATTGGAGTCTTTGCCTAGAGTGGAAGAAAACAGTATGACATCAGGAGTACCAGCAGAATTGACGGATGTGCAAACTCAGGGATCTGCTGTAGAACGTGAAATTGCAGCAAGGAGGACCAGCACACAAATAAATGAGCCCTCAGAAATGGAGAAAGCAAAGTGTCTGGAGCCAACATCAGAAGCTGGAGGAGTGAGGTGGTTGGAGAGCACAAAAGAGTCTGCAGCAGTAGAGGTGAAAGGTTCTGGAACAGGTGAAGAGCTTGAGGTACCCATGGGTGATGCTTCAGCAGCTGTTCCAGAATACTTGCACGCTGAAAAGCAACAAGAGCTTCAGGTTGTTCTagaagcaaaaactgctgcAGAATGGAAGAGTTCTGAAGAGGCTCCAGAAATCTTGGGtgcttctgaaataaaacctgctGAAGCAGTTCCAAAACCAGGGGATGTAAAAGGCCTGGAAACCACACTGGAACGTGAAGTGACAGCCGAGGTACATTATGCAGAAGGAGTACAGAGTCAACAGGTGGAGGATATGGTGATTGAGAAGGAAGATGTGGAGCAGGCTCAAACATCTGagcctttggcagcagaaacaGTTTTTAGTTCTTCACATGCTACAGAGGAAGAAGTTGCAGCAGGGACTTCTGTAGCAGAAACACAAGATTTGGAAACAGCTCCTCGAACTGATGTAGAGCgaaaagaagcagaagcagcagtagGGTTGGAGGCAGAGACAAAAGATTTGGAAGCAGCTCCAGTACCTGATACTGATGCAGAAGCAGGTCCAGAACCTATAGAGGAAGGCCAGCTGGAAGACACTCCAGAAGCTGAGGATGTCAAAGAAGCAACTCCAGAAGAGGACTCAGAGAAAAGAGACTCAGAAACATCTGATGTACAACCTGATGTGGCGGCACGAATGAAGGAGACTCTTATGAGGCTTGAGAATGTAATTGAAAAAAGTAGTCATAGAACCAGTGAGAAAAAACATgattcaaagaaacagaaaagaagccGTTCCAAGTCTCAGTCCAGGTCTAGGAAGCGGAAGAAAAAATCAAGGTCACGTTCTACTTCCAGGCGCTTGACCTCTAAAAGAGCACGTTCTAGGAGCAGAAACTATTCAGTTTCCAGAAAAAAGCATTCCAAATCTAGGTCCCGATCtgtggagaagagagagagaagggtgTCTTCCAGGCGGTCCAGGCGCAGACGTTCTAGGTCATCTGACCGGTACAGGTCTAAATCCAGATCAGCAGAAAAGAGATTGTCCAGACGGAGACGTTCCAGGTCTTCTGACCACTACAGGTCTAAATCCAGGTCTGTGGAGAAGCGACTGTCCTCCCGAAGGTCTAGACGCAGACGTTCCAGGTCATCAGACCACTACAGATCCAAGTCCAGGTCAGCGGAAAAGCGGCTGTCCTCCCGAAGGTCCGGGCGCAGACGTTCCAGGTCTTCTGACCGCTACAGATCCAAGTCCAGGTCAGCAGATAAGCGATTGTCCTCCCGAAGGTCCGGGCGCAGACGTTCCAGGTCGTCTGATCGCTACAGATCCAAGTCCAGGTCAGCAGAGAAGCGATTGTCGTCCCGAAGGTCCGGGCGCAGACGTTCCAGGTCATCTGATCGCTACAGATCCAAGTCCAGGTCAGCGGAGAAGCGATTGTCCTCCCGAAGGTCCGGGCGCAGACGTTCCAGGTCGTCCGACCGCTACAGGTCTAAGTCACGGTCAGTGGAAAAGAGATTGTCCTCCTGGCGATCCCGCCGCAGACATTCCAGGTCCTCTGACCGTTCAAAATCTAGATCCAGGTCTTCAGAAAAGGGAGGAGGCAAAGAATACTCCTGGAGGTTCAGACATCGGTCTGGTTCCTCTGATCGTTCAAAATCCAGGTCAAGATCTGTTGAGAAAAGAGGTCGGAAGGCATCTGTACGGAGGTCCAAACGTCAGCGCTCAAAGTCCTCAGATCGCTACAAGTCTCGGTCCAGGTCAGTAGAAAAAAGAGATCGAAAGCAATCATCGCGGAAGTCTAAACGTCAGCGCTCCAAGTCCTCTGACCGGTACAAGTCTAGATCCaaatcagtggaaaaaaagaaggaatccTCACGAAAATCCAAACGTCGACGCTCAAAGTCTTCTGAACGTTACAAGTCTAGATCTAGGTCTGTCGAAAAAAAGCGCAAGGAGTcttcaaaaaaatccaaacgGAAACGTTCCAAGTCCTCTGACAGCGTTAAGTCAAGGTCCAAAtctgtagaaaaaaaagataaattatccTCAGCAAAGTCCAGCAGCAAGCACGTGGAGTCTTCTGAACTTCAGGAGTCAGCCAAAGGTCTTGATAAAGATGTTCCTCAATCTTCTTTTGGAAGTGAAGATAAATCCTCTAATGGTCCTACATCAGCTGCTTTGTCTGATGAAGGAGTAAATGGCCCagtgctgccaccatcatttgGAGGTGGATTTTCCAAAACTTCAGAGAACCTTGAGGAAAGCTCCTCGTCTGCTGAAAAAGCGGATCTGCAGCATTCTGCCACATCTGAATTTGATGCCTCCGAAACCCCAGATGACCAGGAATTGAGATCCACATCTGTGGAAAAAACACAGGATTCAGAGCTGCCTGTAACATCTGAAAATGGATcaactgaaaaagcagcagctctggagtcTTCACTGCTGCCTGAACTTCCATACTCCACATCCAAATCAAGATCCTCATCTGTTGAAAAAAGGGGAGATCTAGAAACTTCTTCAGTAGCAGAATTCCATCTCTCTGCATCCCGTGAAGATGAGTCTCGAACTGCACCTCTCAAAGAAGTAGAAGGTCCAGAGCTTCCTCCAGGACTGAAAAGAGACATGGAAGTTCAGTCATCTTCTCGCCTGTCTGAAGATGGGGTCTCCAACTTGTCTGATGGTCACGAATCACGGCATATCCCTGAACATGAGCCTTCCCAGCTGGCTGACAGCCCTGGAGCAGTGGAAGCTCAGAGGCCTTTCCTGCCACCTGAAATGATCCGCCCTGTCATCCCTGATGGCTATGAGTCAGGCCAGATGCAGGAGCCTTCTCTGGCTTCTGACAGTGGACGCTTCATGTCTCCTGATGGACATGGATCAGGATCCAGCTTTGCTGCACCAATAGAGGAGCATCCATTGTCTGCAGGCGAGTCCTTTAAGTCACCACATGGAAACGAACAAAGATTTTTATCAGTTGAAAAAGTCAAGACTCCAGATGTTTCCCTGACATCTGTGTGTGGTTCTGTTGAGGTGTCTGCTGACCTCATTTCAGTGTCTTCTTTTGAAGTTCATGAGTCCAGATCATCTGTTGACAAAGGTTTAGATGGTCCAACACTTCCACAAGTGCTTGAGGTTGACTGCTCCAGGTCTTCGGAAATGCACGAATCAAGGTACCTAACTGGAAAAATAGACGGTGCAGGATCTTTGGTGATGTCTAAAAGTGGGATCCCCATATGCCACGATGGCCACAAAACAAAGTACAATTCCTTTGAGCAAACAGAGAGTGCAGAGCTGTCGGTGGCATCTGAGCTGCGGTGTTCCATCTTCCCTGAGGGCTATAAATTGacatctgctgcagctgaaaaagTGGAGATCCAGAAGCCTCCTCTCTCACTGGAAAGTGGCTTCTCCGTGTCTGCTGATGGTTGTGACTCGGTGAGCACACCTGAAAAACTACAGCCCCCAGTGACGGCTGTGGCATCAGAAGGTGGGATTCTGCTGTTGCCCGACAATCACGAACTGAGGCCCATCCCTGCGGAAAAAGCAGAGGTGCTGAATTCATCTGAACTGAAACACCTGGCATCCCCTGATGGCTACAAGCTGAGATCTGCCTACAGTGAAGAAACACAGGTGCACGAGCCCTTTCTGATACTGGAAGGCAGGTGTTCTGTGGCCTCCGATGGTCATGAGTTGGCATCCACCCCTCTTGAAAGAGCTCAGGAGCCTTCTCAAGTGTCTGAAAATGAGTACACGATAGGACTTGATGGCCCGGAGTTGACATCGACCCCTGCTGAAAAAGCGGAGCTGCGGAAGCTTTATCAGATGCCTGAAGAAAGATGTATGGAGTCCATCGAGGGCCGGGACCTGCGATCACCCTCTGCTGAAAAGACGCAGGTGCAACAGCCTGCTCTGTTGTCTGAAAATGACCATGCCGTGTCCTGGGTAGGCCAGGAGGTGAGTTGCAGCTCTTCTGAGAAGGCAGAGATGCAGGAAGAGGCTGTGGTTCCTGACAGTGCTGTGTCTTCTGGAGATCACAGATTGTCGTCTTTCTTGGCTGGAAGACCAGAAGTGCAGGAGTGTTCTCTGCTGCCTGAAAATGAACATGCTGAGTCTTCTGAGGGCCAGGAGGTGAtggccagccctgctgagaaggagGTGCAGGAGCCTTCTCCAACACCTGGCAGTGAATATTCCATCTTCCGTCAAGGCCAAGTACTGCAGTCTGGCCTCACTGAAAGCATAGCAGTACAGGAGCCAGTGCTGGTCCCAGACAACCAATACGCCTCATCTCCcaaggggcaggagctgctctgtgcttaCACTGAAAAAGCGGAGGTGCAGGAGTGTTCTTTGCTGTCTGAAAACGAGTACGATGCATCCCCCGAAAGGCATCATTTGGGATCCAGTCCTGTTGAGAAGGAAGACTTGGAGGAACATTCTGAAGCATCTGAAAGTGAAAGTTCAATATCCACCGATAGCCAGGAGGTGCAGTCTGCTGTTGCTGGAAAACCAGAGGTACAGGAGTTGTCCTCTGAAGGTGAATGTCCCATGACCCCTGAAGGTCAGGAGCTGCAGTCCAGCCCTGCTGAAAGAGTAGTAGCCAGGGAACCTTCTCTGACATCTGAACATGCTCTGTCACCTGAAGAGTACAGGTCAAGATTGGCACGTGCTGAGAAAACAGAGGGTGTGGATTCTGCTTTGACAGCTGAACATGACCATCTCCTTTTTGAGAGCCAGGAGGTGAGTTTCACCTCTGTTCAGAAAGCAGATGTGCGGGACCATTCTCCAACACCTGAAAATGAACATGGAGCATCCCCTGACGGGCAGGAGTTAACATTTACCACTGTTGGAAGAGTAGACTGTGTTGAACCTTTGGCACTGAATGACAGAGCCTCGATGTCCCCTGATGACAGTGACTTGAAATCCATCCCGGTTGAAAAACTGGATCATGCGATGCCTTCTTTCATGCCTGAAGAGCGCCCGGTGTCTCCTGATAACTGCAGTGTGAGATCGGGCCCTGGTGAAGAAACGGGGGATCTGGAGCGCTCTTCGAGATCTGAGCGTAGATACTCCACATCCTCCTATCAGGAAGGTCATGAGCCAAAGTCTCCCATGGAGGAGGAGGGTCTGGAGTCCTCTGTGACTTCAGAACATAGACGATCCGTGTCTCCTGAGGACCATGACCAGAAATCTATTGCAGATGAAGAAACTGATGACCTGGAGAGGCGTTCCACTTCCCCTGACGAGCACGAGTCAAGATCTAGTGAAGAAGCAGAGGAACTGGAGCAGCCTTTGACAACAGAACGTCGGAGCTCTGAGTCCTCTGATGAGCACGAGTCAAGGTCAACCACTGGAGAAGAGGCAGAGGATGCAGAGACCTCCTTGGCAGCTGAAAGAAGAGACTCCATATCCTCTGACGACCGTGAGTCTGCTGCAGGGGAAGATGTAGAAGATGGGGAGCCCTCGACCACTGAACGTAGACACTCCACATCTTCTGATGACCGTGAGTCGAGGTCTACAGCTGATGAAGAAGCAGAGGATTTGACAGCTGAACATCGCTCTGTGTCTCCTGATGGACGTGAGTCAAGGTCAACCGTTGGTGAGGAAGCAGAGGACCAGGAGCTCTCTTTGACAGCTGAGCGTAGACATTCCACATCTTCAGATGAACAGGAGTCGAGGTCTACTGCTGGTGAAGATGCAGAGGATGTGGAGCCCTCCTCGGCAGCTGAGCAGAGAGATTCCACCTCATCAGATGAGCAAGAGTCGAGGTCTACTGCCGGTGAAGAAGCTGAGGATGTGGAGCCTCTGACAGCTGAACACAGACGTTCCGCATCCCCTGATGGGGCTGAATCGAGGTCTACCACTGctgaagaagaaggagaggaTGCAGAGCCCTCCTTGACAGCTGAACAAAGAGAGTCCACATCGTCAGATGAGCATGAGTCGGAGTCTTCCAGTGGTGAAGAGGAGGGAGACGATGCGGAGCCCTCTTTGGCagatgaggaaaagcaggattCCATGCCTCTTGAGCAGTCGGAGGAACAGGACTCTTCCTTAGTCCCTGAAAGCAGACGTTCTGAGTCTTCCGAACGTGAAAAATCCAGATCCAAATCTGTCGATAAAGCATCTGACAAAGAGTCCCCGCAGAGATCCGTAAGCAGACACTCAAAGTCTCCTGCTCGCCAGAAGAGTCGATCCACATCCGTAGAAAAACCAGCGGACAAAGAGTCCGTGCGGAGGTACAGACGGAGATGCTCCAGGTCCTCGGCTCACCAGAGGAGCCAGTCGACATCTGTAGAGAAAACCGTAGACAAGGAGTCCTCACGCAGGTCCAGGCGGAGACGCTCCCGGTCCGCTGCTCGCCAGAGGAGCCAGTCCAAATCTGTGGAGAAAGCAGCAGACAAGGAGTCGTCGCGCCGGTCCAGAAGCCGACGCTCCAGGTCCTCCCAGCGCAGGTCCAAGAGATACGACACAGACTCGCGCTCCAGACGGAATCGCTCCAGGTCAGCAACGCGGAGAAGAGCGTCCAGATCTCGGTCCAGCTCGTTGTCACGTTCCAGGcacaggaggagaagcaggTCGAGGTCGGCATCACGAAGGCGGCGTTCCTTATCCAGAGACAGGCGCAAGAGGTCGCAGAGGAACAGGTCGAGGTCTACTGACAGAAGGAGGAGAAGATCCGACTCCAGAGACCGTAGGATATCGCTCCGATTGCGGAGCAGGAGCCGGACCCCTCTTCGCCAGAGGCGGTCGCGATCCAGGGGAAGGAGACGGAGCTCCAGCAGATCCCCGATCCGGCTGCGGCGCTCCCGGTCCTCGGGGAGGAGGCGCTACAGCAGATCCCCCGACCGCCGCAGGTCCAGGTCCTCGGACTTCTCCAGCAGATCACCCAAACGTCTTACAGACCTGG ACAAGGCCCAGCTACTTGAAATCGCCAAAGCCAACGCAGCGGCCATGTGCGCCAAGTCCGGCGTGCCCTTACCCCCGAGCCTGATGCCTCTGCTGTCCCAGAAGAAGGATGACAAAGCCAACCAGAAGTCCTCGAGGGACACCCTGAAGGAGCTCACTGAG aaatgcaagaAGATTGCTCAGAGCACTGATGATGTGATAGTGAACAAGCCTCACGTGTctgatgaagaggaggaagaacgTCCTTTCTACAACCATCCTTTTAAGCTGAGCGAACCCAAACCTATTTTCTTCAACTTAAGT acTCCCAGCATAAAGCCAGCACCACCaccccaaccaaaaaaccaggTGATCCTGTCCAAGGAATTCCCTGTTTCCTCTGGGTCTCAGCATAGGAAGAAGGAGGCAGACAGCGTGTACGGAGAGTGGGTTCCCGTGGACAAAAACGGCAAAGACGACGGCAAGGACGATGTTTTCCCCAAGCCGGCCATTGAG TGCGTGGACATAACCACAGCCATGAACGACAGAGCCATGGCCCAGAAAAGGCTCAATGAGAACTCCTTTGACCTGGAGGCCATGTGCATGTTGAACCGGGCACAGGAGCAG ATCGACGCCTGGGCTCAGTCCAACTCCATCCCCGGGCAGTTCACGGGCAGCACCGGAGCACAGATCCTGTCCTCGGACGAGCTCACCAACAGCGGGCCCCAGGCGTGGATTCGAAAG GGTCAAATCCTTGTAGCCGCCTTCTTGCCACGGTCAGTGCCAGCCCTACTATTCACAACACTGCGGCCAGCGAGGCCTAG GATCAGTTCTTAA